Genomic DNA from Desulfuromonas versatilis:
CTGGCAGGAAGTCAGCGTCGAAAAAATTTACCAGATCTAAGAAAATTTCCCTTTCCAATTCTTCGCCGCCTGCTCTATACTCTGGTCAGTCGATAAATTGGTCTTACCATTTTTGCGGGAATGGAGACTGGCATGGGAAGAACGCAGGAAAGCCTCAGGCTGCTGGAGGAAAAAGAGCGGAAGATTCTGCAGATGGGCGGGGAGCAGGCCGTGGCCAGGCACAAGGCCAAGGGCAAGCTGACCGCCCGCGAACGCATGGATCTTTTGTTCGACCCGGGCACTTTCCGCGAACTGGACATGTTCGCCAGCCACCGCTGCAGCAACTTCGGCATGGACCAGGTCGAGATCCCCGCCGACGGGGTGATCACGGGGCACGGCTATGTCAACGGTCGGCCCCTGTTCGCCTTCGCCCAGGACTTCACCGCCATGGCCGGCAGCCTCGGCGAGATGCACGCCGCCAAGATCTGCAAGGTGATGGACCTGGCGGAAAAGGCCGGCTGCCCCGTGGTGGGTCTGAACGATTCGGGCGGCGCCCGCATCCAGGAGGGGGTCGACTCCCTCTCCGGCTACGGCCAGGTGTTTCGCCGCAACGCTCTGCTGTCGGGGGTGATCCCGCAGATTTCGGCGATCATGGGCTCGGCGGCCGGCGGCGCGGTCTACTCTCCGGCCATGACCGACTTCATCTTCATGGTCAAGAACACCAGCCACATGTTCATTACCGGGCCCGCCGTCATCAAGGCGGTGCTGGGTGAAGAGGTGAGCATGGAGGAGCTGGGCGGGGCCATGACGCACAACACCAAGAGCGGGGTGGCCCACTTCGCCTGCGAAAACGATGCGGACTGCATCGAGCAGATTCGCCAGATGCTGGCATTTCTCCCCTCCAACAACCTGGAAGAACCTCCCGTGGTGGCATCGGGCGATGACCGCGACCGGCTGATCCCGGATCTCAACACCCTGATCCCCGACAGCCCCAACGCGGCCTACGACATGAAGGAGCTCATCGGCCATATCGTCGATGACGGCTACTTCTTCGAGCCTCACGAGCACTTCGCCCCCAACATCATCGTCGCCTTCGCCCGCCTCAACGGCCGGCCCGTGGGCATCGTCGCCAACCAGCCCCAGGTGCTCGCCGGCTGCCTCGACATCAACGCCTCCAGCAAGGCTTCCCGGTTCATCCGTTTCTGCGACGCCTTCAACATCCCCCTGCTGACCATCGCCGATGTCCCCGGTTACCTGCCGGGGACCGAGCAGGAGTGGGCCGGCATCATCACCCACGGGTCCAAGCTGCTCTGGGCATACTCCGAGGCCACCGTACCCAAGCTGCTGCTGGCCGTGCGCAAAGATTACGGCGGTGCCTACGTGGCCATGAACGCCAAGGATCTCGGCAACGACATGGCCTTTGCCTGGCCCACCGCCGAGATTGCCGTCATGGGCGCCGACGGGGCGGCCAACATCATTTACCGCCGGCAGATCGAAACCGCCGCCGACCCGGCGGCCGAGCGGCAGCGCTGCAAGCAGCAATACGAGGAGCTTTTCGCCAACCCCTACTGTGCTGCGGCCCGCGGCCAGGTGGATGCGGTCATCGAGCCGGCCCAGACCCGCAGACGGCTCATCGATGCCCTGGAAATCCTTTGCACCAAGCGCGAGCTGAGGCCCGCCAAGAAGCACGGCAACATCCCGCTCTAGCCCGAAGGAAAAGGTCGCGGAATCTGCCGATGACGTCAAACTCCTCGATCACCCGCAGCAAGGAGGCTCCAATGGACCGAAAGAAAAAACTCGCCGTCGCCATGGCCGCAGTCCGCGCCTGCCTCGAGGCGGAGCAGCAGGGCACCCATCCCCTTCACGCCGACCGGCGTCGGCCGGCAGTGTGGAGCATGTCGGGGCGCCTGGCGCAGGCACAGCTGTCCAGTCTGATGCAGGTCAAGGCAACCCGGTAACCCCCATCGATCGAGGGAGCAGGATGAGCGAGCACAGCCAGCTGAACATCACCGCAATGGACTATCGCAAGGACCGCCCCGCGGCCGCCAACCCCCTGAAGATCATGGACGTGACCCTGCGCGACGGGCACCAGTCCCTGTTCGCCACCCGGGGCCGGACCGAGGACATGCTGCCGGTTGCCGAGTTGCTGGACGAGGTCGGCTTCTGGGCCATCGAGACCTGGGGCGGGGCCACCTTCGACACCATGCACCGCTACCTCAACGAGGATCCCTGGGAGCGGCTGCGCACCCTGAAAAAACATATCCGCAAGACCCCCTTCTCCATGCTGCTGCGGGGCCAGAACCTGGTCGGCTACCGCAACTACGCCGACGACGTGGCCGAGGCCTTCGTGGCTCGGGCGGCGGAAAACGGCATGGATATCTTCCGCACCTTCGACGCCCTCAACGACTACCGCAACTTCGAGACCGTGGTGCCGGCCATCAAGAAGGCCGGCAAGCATTTCCAGGGGTGCATCTGCTACACCATGACCGAACCGCGGCTGGGCGGCGAGGTCTACACTCTCGATTATTATGTCGAACGGGCCAGGGCCCTCGAGGCGATCGGCGCCGATTCCATCTGTATCAAGGACATGGCCGGCCTGATCGCCCCCTACGACGCCTACGCCCTGATCCGGGCCATCAAGCAGGCGGTCCCCTCCGTGCCGCTGCACCTGCACAGCCACTTCACCTCGGGGATGGCCTCGATGACCCAGCTCAAGGCGGTGGAGGCCGGGGTGGACATCCTCGATACCTGCATGTCCCCCTACGCCTATCGCACCTCCCATCCGGCGCTGGAGCCGCTGGTGATGAGCCTGCTCGGCACCGACCGCGACACCGGCTTCGACATCCGCGCCCTGGCGGCGATCAACGAGGTGCTGGAGAAGGACGTCGTCCCCAAGTACCGCCACCTGCTCGACGAGAACCGCCTTTCGGTCATCGACATCAACGTCCTGCTGCACCAGACCCCGGGGGGCATGCTCTCCAACCTGGTCAACCAGCTGCGCGAGATGGACGCGCTGGACAAGCTCGACGAGGTGTTCCGCGAGCTGCCCCGGGTGCGCCGCGAACTGGGGCAGATCCCCCTGGTCACCCCCACCAGCCAGATCGTCGGCATCCAGACCGTCAACAACGTGCTCTTCGACACCCCCGAGGAGCGCTACAAGATGATCACCGCCCAGGTCAAGGATCTCTGCTTCGGCCTCTACGGCAAGACCGCCACCCCCATCGACCCCGAGGTGCAGGCCAAGGCCCTGCAGGGCTATCCCCGTGGCGAGGAGCCGATCAGCTGCCGCGCCGCCGAAGTTCTCGAGCCCGAGCTGGAAAAAGCCGCCGCGGAGATCGGCGACCTGGCCAGGGACCAGGACGATCTGCTGCTCTACGCCCTCTACCCGGTGACCGGGCGCAAATTCCTCCGCTGGAAATACGGCCTGGAAAACCCCCCCGCGGAGGTTCTCGCGAGGAGCCTCGAAGAGGGGCGCAAGGTGGTCTCGGACATCGAGAAGGCCAAGTCCGGCCTGCTGGTGGAAAAGCCCCAGACGCCGGAAAAAGGGGAAAACTTCCGCTCCTTCAACGTCTTTGTCGACAATGAGTATTTCCGCATCGAAGTCGAGGAGGAGGGCGGGGTGCCCCAGCTGCGCAGCGTCCCCCATGCCGCCCCGCTGAACGCAATGCCGGCGCGCAAACCCTCGGCCCCGGCGCGCAAGGCGGCGCCCCCTGCGGACTCCGCCGAGGGCGCCGCCATCACCGCCCCCATGCCCGGGCTGATCGTGCGCACCGAGAAGCGGGTGGGCGAGGCCGTGGCCGCCGGCGACACGGTGGTGATCCTGGAAGCCATGAAAATGGAGAACGCCTTGAAGGCCCAGGTCTCGGGCACCATCAAGGCCATCAACTGCCAAAGCGGCGACAACGTCCGCAAAGGCGAAGTGCTGGTCCTTGTCGAGTAATCCCAGGCAAACGCCTGTAATCTTCTGAACCGCTAAACAAGGGAAGCATCCTCCATGCAACAGACAGCATCGACAAACAAGGGCTGGTCCGTCGTTTTGGCCGGCACCGGCATCAACCTCGCACTGGGGATCCTCTACGCCTGGAGCATCTTCAAGGGCGCCATCGCCGATTCCATTGCCCGGGGCGGCGAAGGGGCCTTCACCTGGGATGCCGCCAGCGTCAACGATCCCTACGCCGTGGCCTGCCTGGCCTTCGCCGCGGCCATGGTCCTAGCCGGCAAGTGCCAGGACAAGCTCGGCCCCAGGGTCACCTGCCTGCTCGGCGGTCTGCTGGTCGGAGCGGGTTTTGTCTGGATTTCCCAGACCACCAGCTACTGGGCCTGGGTGGCGGGTTTCGGGGTGCTGGCCGGCACCGGGATCGGCTTCGGCTACTCAGCCGCGACCCCGCCGGCGCTCAAGTGGTTCCCGCCGGCCAAGACCGGGCTCATCGCCGGGATCGTGGTTTCGGGCTTTGGCCTGGCCCCGGTGTATATCGCGCCGCTGGCCAAGTACCTGCTGGCGGTACGGGGCCTGCAGGAGGCCATGCTCATTTTCGGGGTCGCCTTCGCGGTGGTGGTCTGCTCGCTGTCCCTGTTCGTGGTCAACCCGCCCGAGGGTTTCGTCTCCGGGCGCAAGACGGCCGCCAAGCTCTCGGCGGCCAGTGAGCTGGGACCGTCCCAGCTGTTCTCCAAGGGAACCTTCTATACCCTGTGGCTCTGCTACTTCATCGGCGCCGGTTCCGGCCTGATGGTGATCGGCAGCGCCAAGGGGCTGGCCCATGCCTCCATGGGCGAATGGGCGTTTCTGGTGGTGGTGATCATGTCGGTGGGCAACGCCGGCGGGCGCCTGCTGGCCGGGGTCGTCTCCGACAAGCTCGGGCGCGCCACCACCCTGACCATCATGTTGGCGTTCCAGGCGGTGCTTATGTTCCTGGCCATTCCGGTGCTGGGGGGGCAGGCCTCCCACCCCCTGCTGGTCGCCCTGCTGGTGACTTTCATCGTCTTCAACTATGGGACCAATCTCTCGCTGTTCCCCGCCTTCGCCAAGGACCTGTGGGGGATGAAGCACTTCGGCATGAACTACGGCATCCTCTTTTCTGCCTGGGGAGTCGGCGCCTTCGTGCTGGTGCGTGCCTCGCAGATGCTCCAGGTCAAGACCGGGAATTTCACCTCGTCCTTCATTCTCGCCGGCGTCTTGCTGATGATCGGGACGGTGATGTCCCTGTCGCTGCGCGCGCCGAAGGCTGCGGCCAGCGAAGCCGCCGGCGCAGTCGGCGAAACGGACCTGGAGCCGGAACTGGTCAAGGCAGCCAAGTAAGGCGGTCTCCAGACTCGCGCCGAAAAAATCAAGCCCCCCTTTTACGGGGCGCCACAGACAAACCCCGCCGTTACCGGCGGGGTTTTGTTTTTGGTGCGCTCGAAGAAGAAGTTAGAGGCAGCCGGCAAGAAAACAGGGCCGGCGCATGCGCACCGGCCCTGTGTCTGGAGCCGCCCATCGGACTTGAACCGACGACCTACTGATTACGAATCAGTTGCTCTACCAGCTGAGCTAGGGCGGCAATGGGTGAGTCAGGTTTTCCGGCCCCGAAGAGGGGCAAAAAGAGATGTAGAGGATAATGGGAAAACGGGCCGCCGTCAATAAAAAGTCTCCATCGCCGTGGCCGCGAAAGGAAGTCTCCGCACCCGCGGCCCCCTTTGAATTTTTCCGTTGCTCCCCCTTGGCTCCCTCTGATAATACTGGGCTAATTTTCTTTGCAGATTATCCAATCACGGAAGGGGACAACGATGAATCTGAAGTTGCTGGTCTGCCTTTTGCTCTTTGGCCTCACCCTGGCCGGTTGCGGGGCCATGTCGCCCGACGCCGACCCGGGTGAAAACCAGGCGGTTACCCTGGGCGACACGGTCACCCTCAGCGCGGCGGGGAGCGACAAGCGAAACGGCGACGATCTCAGCTACCGATGGACCAGCGTATCGGCTCCCGCCGGCAGCAGCGCTCGGCTCTCCGACGCAACCGCCATGGAGCCGACCTTCACCCCCGATATGGTGGGGGAATATGTCTTCGAGCTGGTGGTGGACAACGATTTTCACAAAAGCGCCCCGGTCCGGGTCACCGTGCGCTGCCGGGCTCCCGGGGAGGGCGATCCGGTGGTGTTCGCGACCGATTCCACCGGGAAGATCACGCTCCTGGACCTGCTCTCCGTGGAGGATTCCCGAACCGCCGAGCGGGTCAATTTCTCGTTGAACTACACCCTGACCAACCAGGATACCGTGCGCGCGGATATCAGTGTCCTCGTCTTTGCCCTCGATGCCGCCGGAAGCCAGGTATTTTCCCACGAAATAAAGCAGGTCCTGGAGCCCGGGGTGAAAGTGTTGGGCACCATCACCTTGAGCGGGGCGCTGACCATTGCGGAGTTTGAAAGCATCGTCGAGTGGAAGGCGGACCCGATCACCGTTCTTCCGGCAACCGAATAAAAGCACCTGAAACATCCGGACAAAACAGCGAACGCCGCAGGGGACCTCACCTGCGGCGTTCGTTTTTGCGGATTTTCCCCCCCGACAAGGCCCCTTGTTCAGACCTACTGCCGCGCCAGGCGCAGGTTCTCCACCTTGGCTTCGAAGTTGCTGCGGAAGGGGTTGATGTCGAGCCCGCCGCGGCGGGTGTAGCGGGCGTAGACCGTCAGCCGCTCGGGCCGGCAGAAGCGCATCAGGTCGACGAAGATCCGCTCGACGCACTGCTCGTGGAACTCGTTGTGCTGGCGGAAGCTGATCAGGTAGCGCAGCAGCGCCTCGGGGTCGATGCGCCCGCCCCGGTAGCGGATCAGCACGCTTCCCCAGTCGGGCTGGCTGGTGACCAGGCAGTTGCTTTTGAGCAGGTGGCTGTGCAGGGTCTCCTCCACCGGGTCGGAAGGGTCGGCGGAGCCGGCGAGCAGCTGCGGATCGAGCTGGTAGCCCTCGACCTCGATGTCCAGATCGTCGATGCAGCGCCCGGGCAGGGTGACGATGCGCTCTTCGGCGAAGCGGGCGCTGTCGAGCAGCCGTACGCCGACCGGCGCGCCGGCGGCGGCGTGGAGGTCGGCGGCGAGGACCTGCTCGACTTGGCCCGGGCTTTGGTAGCGGGTCTGGTTCAGCGAGTTGAGGTAGAGCTTGAAGGACTTGGACTCGATCAGGTTGGCCGACTCGCAGGGGACGCGGAACTCGCCCATGGCCACCACCGGCTTGCCCTTGGGGGAGAGCCAGGAGAGCTCGTAGGCGTTCCAGATGTCCACCCCCGAGAAGGGGAGCGCGCCGGTCAAGGCCAGTTCATCGCGCTTGAGGCGGCGCGGCACCGGGCAGAGCAGGCCGGGGTCGTACTCGGATTTGTACAGGGTCGCCTTGCCCAGGGGCAGGCTTTTTTCGAATTCGTTCATCGTGGTCATGGCGCCCATTGTCGGCCAGCACGGCGGGGGTTGTCAATGGATTAGAATGCCTCCCCCCGGGGACTTTCGCCCCCCGTGCCGCCTGGCGGCAGCTCGGCCAGCAGGGCGCGGATGGCGGCGGCCAGCTGCGGCTCGCCGCCACTGGATGCCAGCCCAAGAGCCCGCTCGGCCAGCGGCCTGGCCGCCTGGGGATTCCCCTGGCCGAGCCGGGCCCGGGCCGCGCGGTAGAGCCGCTCGGCGGCCAGATCCAGGGCCCCGGCCCGCTGGTGGGCCCCGGCGGCCTCGAGCAGCGCCCCGACCATGGCCTGCGGCTGCCGCGCCTCGCGCAGCAGGCCGGCCTGGGCGTCGAAGTGCGCCGCCGCCCGGGCGAACTCCCCGCGCAGCAGGCAAAGGCGCCCGGCCAGCTCGCAGAGGCCGGCGCGCAGGGCCGGGTCGCCGGTCTGCGCCTCCAGCGCCGCGGCCCGGGCCAGTTCCACCTCGGCCTGCGCCGGTTCGCCCCGCTCGCTGGCGAGCGTCCCCAGCAGCAGGTGGGCAAGCAGCCGCAGTTCGGCGGCGGCAGGTGGGTGTCGGGCGAGAAGCTGCCTGGCGAGCTGCGTAGCCTCCTGCGGGTGGTTCAGCAGCAGCGCCACCCGGGCCTCGAGCAGCAGCACGTCGGCCGGGTCGCCGGCGCTGCGCTCGAGCTCCGCCCGGGCTTCGCCCAGCAGCGGGCGGGCCTGCTCCGCCTGGCCCAGGGCGACCCGGCAGGCCGCCAGGTTGTAGGCGGCATCGGCGATGTTCCCCGGCTGGTCGAGGCTCCTGGCGCGGTCCAGGGCGCGCTGGTAGAGCCGCTGGGCGCTCTCCAGGCGCCCCCGCTCGAAGGCGCTCCTGGCGGCTTTCATCTGTTGGGTCCAGAGCGGATCGATGGCGGCCGGCGCGGGCCCAACGGGCTTTGCCGGAGCGGCGCAGCCGGCCAGGGACAGGCTGGCGACCAGGGCGGCGCCGGCCAGCGGAAGCTTCCATCCCCTTCTCATGGCGCACCTTCCGCTGCCGGAATGCGCTGCGGGGGGATGCGGCCGGGGGGCGCGGCGGGCTCGACGTAGCCGCGTACCAGCCAGTGTTTCTGCAGGGCGAGGACCAGGGTTTCGATCTCCTCAAGGGTCAGCGTCGCCTGCAGCAGCAGGCCGGGCAGGGCGTCCACCTCCCGGCCGATGCCGCGGCTGATCTCGGGGAGCCGATCCGTGGCCTGGCGCAGCCCCTCCATGACCTGCCGGGTATCGCGGAGCACCTCGCCGGTCAGGGCCAACAGCTGGGGCAGGGATTCGAGCTGCCGGTTGACGTTGTCGGTCATCATGGCCAGTTTGCCGCTGGTCGCCTCGGCGCTGCGCAGCGTCCGCCGCAGATCGCCCAGGGTGGCGTTGGCCCCGACCAGGGTCCCCTCCAGCTCCCCGGCCAGGGCGGGGTCCCGCAGCAGCCGGGGCAGGGCGCCCTCGCCCGACTCCAGGTCGGCAGCGATGCGGGTCAGGCGCTGCAGCAGCTGCTGCAGCGGCCCCTGCGGATCGCGTAGCTCGGCGGCCAGTTGGGCGTATTCGCGGAAGGTGGGGAGGGTGGCCTGTTCCACCTGGGTGAGGATCTCCGTGGCCACGGTTTTCAGGTCCTTCTCGGCCTCGGCCTGCAGCCGGGGGTGCTTTGCCGGCAACGGCGGGCCGGAGCCCCGGGTCAGCTCGAGGTAGACCGCCGGCACCAGGGCGAGCTTACGGCGGATGATGGCCCGGGAATCGCTGCGGACGAAGGGGAGAAAATCCGGGTCGAGATGGACCCGGGCCTTCATGCGGCCGTCCGTCCCGATGGATATGCGCCGCACCTTGCCGGCCACCGCGCCGAGGATCTGCACCTCGGCGTCCTCGCGCAGGCCGTGGGAGCCGTCCGCGGGGAGCATGACGGTGATCTTTTCCACCGGGGCGAACCAGCGCTGGGCTCCGGCCATCAGGAACAATCCGAGCAGAGCGATCAGCGCCGCGAGCACGACGAAGGTGCCGGTGATCTCCTTCACGTAGCGCAGATGAAAGGGTTGACCGCTCATGGCGTCCTCCCGGGCTGCAGCTGCATGCGCGAACCGTACATGGTCCCTTTCCAGGTCGGATCCAGGGCCTGCTCGTTCCAGAGCCGCGGCTCGCTGGTGGTCCAGAGCACCGCCGCGCCGCGCCGGCGAGCCGCCCGCAGGGCATTGAGCAGCGGCGGGAGGATCTCGGGATAGAGGTGGCGGGTCGGCTCCTCCAGCAGCAACAGGGCGGGGCGGCCGAGAAACGCGCGGGCCAGCGCCGCCCGGCCCAGGTCGCCGGGGCGGGTGCGCCCCGGCTCCCGCAGCGGCAGCCCCGGCAGGCCGAAATAGCGGGCCAGGTTGGTCGCTTCGGCCTCGATCTGCTCCACCGAACGCAGGGTATGGTGGCGCTGGGCCAGGGTGATGTTGTCGTTCACCGCCAGCGCGGCGCACCAGCCCTGGGTGGCGAAGACCCTGCCGCACCGGCCGCGCCGCGCCGCGCCGCGCGTCGGGCCGAGGCGGCGCCAGTCTTCGCCGAGAAACAGCACCCGGCCCTGGGCCGGCTCGGTGATGCCGAGGGCGACATCGGCCAGGGGGATCCGGTATTGGCCCCGCTCCAGCATCACCAGCAGCAGTTCGCCTTCGCCCAGGCTGAAGCTCAGCTCCCAGAGCGGCACATCGTAAGCGGGGTCGGGCTCGGTGGTCACCCCCTCGAAGGCGAGCGGCGGCGGTGGCGATTCGCTTTGCAGGGCGTTCATGGCCAAGTGTGCGCTCCTTGGGCGGACGAAGGTTTCGTTCTTTGTCCGACGGAAGTCCACGGCTCAGAGGTAGGTCAGCAGCGAGACCAGCGCGGAGCTCAGAAACAGCGCCCGCACCGAGCGGCCCAGGGCCCGCCGGGTCGCCGCCGGCACCTGGCCGGCGGCGCTGCCCACCGCCAGCCCCTCGGTGCAGCAGATGATCCCGGTGAACAGGGCCGGCAGCAGGCTCTTTGCCGCGAAATTGATCAAGTCCAGAGCATCCACCGAGATCAGCACGCTGTGGGCGAAGCTGAGCACTCCCTCGCTCGTGGGGCTCAGCAGGGCGGCGAACAGATAGCCGCTGGCCAGGGCGCCGAGCAGAAACTGCAGGCTGAGGCAGCAGACCGCCACGCACAGCCCGATCACCCGGGGCATGACCAGGTAGAGAAAGGGGTCGAGCCCCTGGGCATCGAGCATCCGCACCTCGCCCGCCACCATCCGAGAGCCCAGGTCCGTGGTCAGCGCCGAG
This window encodes:
- a CDS encoding MlaE family ABC transporter permease yields the protein MNPLARLGDHTLESWRGLRHLAAVLWAVLTVALRRRSWPRTVREELVRQVFASGVGACGFVTMVAILLGVSVVAQALVWVRKIGEPDLLAPLLVTVLVREAVPVLTNLLLIARSGSALTTDLGSRMVAGEVRMLDAQGLDPFLYLVMPRVIGLCVAVCCLSLQFLLGALASGYLFAALLSPTSEGVLSFAHSVLISVDALDLINFAAKSLLPALFTGIICCTEGLAVGSAAGQVPAATRRALGRSVRALFLSSALVSLLTYL
- a CDS encoding acyl-CoA carboxylase subunit beta, which gives rise to MGRTQESLRLLEEKERKILQMGGEQAVARHKAKGKLTARERMDLLFDPGTFRELDMFASHRCSNFGMDQVEIPADGVITGHGYVNGRPLFAFAQDFTAMAGSLGEMHAAKICKVMDLAEKAGCPVVGLNDSGGARIQEGVDSLSGYGQVFRRNALLSGVIPQISAIMGSAAGGAVYSPAMTDFIFMVKNTSHMFITGPAVIKAVLGEEVSMEELGGAMTHNTKSGVAHFACENDADCIEQIRQMLAFLPSNNLEEPPVVASGDDRDRLIPDLNTLIPDSPNAAYDMKELIGHIVDDGYFFEPHEHFAPNIIVAFARLNGRPVGIVANQPQVLAGCLDINASSKASRFIRFCDAFNIPLLTIADVPGYLPGTEQEWAGIITHGSKLLWAYSEATVPKLLLAVRKDYGGAYVAMNAKDLGNDMAFAWPTAEIAVMGADGAANIIYRRQIETAADPAAERQRCKQQYEELFANPYCAAARGQVDAVIEPAQTRRRLIDALEILCTKRELRPAKKHGNIPL
- a CDS encoding ATP-binding cassette domain-containing protein produces the protein MNALQSESPPPPLAFEGVTTEPDPAYDVPLWELSFSLGEGELLLVMLERGQYRIPLADVALGITEPAQGRVLFLGEDWRRLGPTRGAARRGRCGRVFATQGWCAALAVNDNITLAQRHHTLRSVEQIEAEATNLARYFGLPGLPLREPGRTRPGDLGRAALARAFLGRPALLLLEEPTRHLYPEILPPLLNALRAARRRGAAVLWTTSEPRLWNEQALDPTWKGTMYGSRMQLQPGRTP
- a CDS encoding PKD domain-containing protein, coding for MNLKLLVCLLLFGLTLAGCGAMSPDADPGENQAVTLGDTVTLSAAGSDKRNGDDLSYRWTSVSAPAGSSARLSDATAMEPTFTPDMVGEYVFELVVDNDFHKSAPVRVTVRCRAPGEGDPVVFATDSTGKITLLDLLSVEDSRTAERVNFSLNYTLTNQDTVRADISVLVFALDAAGSQVFSHEIKQVLEPGVKVLGTITLSGALTIAEFESIVEWKADPITVLPATE
- a CDS encoding tetratricopeptide repeat protein; its protein translation is MRRGWKLPLAGAALVASLSLAGCAAPAKPVGPAPAAIDPLWTQQMKAARSAFERGRLESAQRLYQRALDRARSLDQPGNIADAAYNLAACRVALGQAEQARPLLGEARAELERSAGDPADVLLLEARVALLLNHPQEATQLARQLLARHPPAAAELRLLAHLLLGTLASERGEPAQAEVELARAAALEAQTGDPALRAGLCELAGRLCLLRGEFARAAAHFDAQAGLLREARQPQAMVGALLEAAGAHQRAGALDLAAERLYRAARARLGQGNPQAARPLAERALGLASSGGEPQLAAAIRALLAELPPGGTGGESPRGEAF
- a CDS encoding MlaD family protein, translated to MSGQPFHLRYVKEITGTFVVLAALIALLGLFLMAGAQRWFAPVEKITVMLPADGSHGLREDAEVQILGAVAGKVRRISIGTDGRMKARVHLDPDFLPFVRSDSRAIIRRKLALVPAVYLELTRGSGPPLPAKHPRLQAEAEKDLKTVATEILTQVEQATLPTFREYAQLAAELRDPQGPLQQLLQRLTRIAADLESGEGALPRLLRDPALAGELEGTLVGANATLGDLRRTLRSAEATSGKLAMMTDNVNRQLESLPQLLALTGEVLRDTRQVMEGLRQATDRLPEISRGIGREVDALPGLLLQATLTLEEIETLVLALQKHWLVRGYVEPAAPPGRIPPQRIPAAEGAP
- the queF gene encoding NADPH-dependent 7-cyano-7-deazaguanine reductase QueF (Catalyzes the NADPH-dependent reduction of 7-cyano-7-deazaguanine (preQ0) to 7-aminomethyl-7-deazaguanine (preQ1) in queuosine biosynthesis), which gives rise to MTTMNEFEKSLPLGKATLYKSEYDPGLLCPVPRRLKRDELALTGALPFSGVDIWNAYELSWLSPKGKPVVAMGEFRVPCESANLIESKSFKLYLNSLNQTRYQSPGQVEQVLAADLHAAAGAPVGVRLLDSARFAEERIVTLPGRCIDDLDIEVEGYQLDPQLLAGSADPSDPVEETLHSHLLKSNCLVTSQPDWGSVLIRYRGGRIDPEALLRYLISFRQHNEFHEQCVERIFVDLMRFCRPERLTVYARYTRRGGLDINPFRSNFEAKVENLRLARQ
- a CDS encoding pyruvate carboxylase subunit B, translating into MSEHSQLNITAMDYRKDRPAAANPLKIMDVTLRDGHQSLFATRGRTEDMLPVAELLDEVGFWAIETWGGATFDTMHRYLNEDPWERLRTLKKHIRKTPFSMLLRGQNLVGYRNYADDVAEAFVARAAENGMDIFRTFDALNDYRNFETVVPAIKKAGKHFQGCICYTMTEPRLGGEVYTLDYYVERARALEAIGADSICIKDMAGLIAPYDAYALIRAIKQAVPSVPLHLHSHFTSGMASMTQLKAVEAGVDILDTCMSPYAYRTSHPALEPLVMSLLGTDRDTGFDIRALAAINEVLEKDVVPKYRHLLDENRLSVIDINVLLHQTPGGMLSNLVNQLREMDALDKLDEVFRELPRVRRELGQIPLVTPTSQIVGIQTVNNVLFDTPEERYKMITAQVKDLCFGLYGKTATPIDPEVQAKALQGYPRGEEPISCRAAEVLEPELEKAAAEIGDLARDQDDLLLYALYPVTGRKFLRWKYGLENPPAEVLARSLEEGRKVVSDIEKAKSGLLVEKPQTPEKGENFRSFNVFVDNEYFRIEVEEEGGVPQLRSVPHAAPLNAMPARKPSAPARKAAPPADSAEGAAITAPMPGLIVRTEKRVGEAVAAGDTVVILEAMKMENALKAQVSGTIKAINCQSGDNVRKGEVLVLVE
- a CDS encoding L-lactate MFS transporter, with the protein product MQQTASTNKGWSVVLAGTGINLALGILYAWSIFKGAIADSIARGGEGAFTWDAASVNDPYAVACLAFAAAMVLAGKCQDKLGPRVTCLLGGLLVGAGFVWISQTTSYWAWVAGFGVLAGTGIGFGYSAATPPALKWFPPAKTGLIAGIVVSGFGLAPVYIAPLAKYLLAVRGLQEAMLIFGVAFAVVVCSLSLFVVNPPEGFVSGRKTAAKLSAASELGPSQLFSKGTFYTLWLCYFIGAGSGLMVIGSAKGLAHASMGEWAFLVVVIMSVGNAGGRLLAGVVSDKLGRATTLTIMLAFQAVLMFLAIPVLGGQASHPLLVALLVTFIVFNYGTNLSLFPAFAKDLWGMKHFGMNYGILFSAWGVGAFVLVRASQMLQVKTGNFTSSFILAGVLLMIGTVMSLSLRAPKAAASEAAGAVGETDLEPELVKAAK